A window of Chanos chanos chromosome 15, fChaCha1.1, whole genome shotgun sequence genomic DNA:
TTTAAGTCTTTGTCGCTGGCTTTCTAGCTAACCTTAGCTAGTTATGTTCAATTTGCCAGGCACTTCGAGCTGTCAACAAAGCGAGTAGCCTACGTACAAAATTGTCAAGGTTTTTAAATATTACTGCGAACTTTTGCGCCGGAGTATCCATTTGAAGCTCGAAGGAACCTATCGAATCATCATGAATTGCCGTTCCGAAGTTCTAGAGGTGTCTGTGGAGGGACGACAGGTCGATGAGGCAATGCTGGCGTTATTGCACACCATTCTTCTGCATCGCAGTACTGGCAAATTTCACTACAAGAAAGAGGGCACATACTCCATTGGCACAGTGGGCACACAAGATATAGATTGCGACTTCATCGATTTCACATTCGTGCGAGTATCTTCAGACGAGCTCGATCGAGTCATCAGAAAAGCAGTTGGTGAATTTAAGGTAAATATTCGTATTGCTTATTGATGTATATTTTTAGCGTTCTTTAAtttctttcacttttcatcCTACGTGCATACAAAGACAGATATGTATTTATCGGTTTCTCAAAGACAAATGCCAGCACTGAGTTTCCCTTGCTCCTTTCAAGTGCTGTAGCCCATGCTTTAATGTTTACGTCACTGTTTTGACTTGTTCAACATGTAGGACGCGCTGTGCAACTCCGGGAATGATGGAGTGGGCCAGATTTCTCTTGAGTTCTATCAGAAAAAGAAGTCGCGCTGGCCGTTTTCTGATGAGTGCATTCCATGGGAGGTTTGGAGTATCAAGGTCAACGTGGTGAATTTGGCCAATGAACAAGAGCGACAGATCTGCCGCGAAAAAGTGGGCGAAAAGCTGGGCGAGAAGGTTATCAATATCGTGGAGGTGATCAATCGTCACGAGTACCTTCCGAAAATGCCCACCCAATCTGAAGTGGACAACGTGTTTGACACCAGTTTGAAAGACGTTCAACCCTACTTGTATAAAATCACTTACCAGATTACAGATTCCCTCGGAACGTCGGTAAGCACAACGATGAGGAGGCTCATCAAAGACACACTGGCATTATGAAAGGATTTTGCAGTTGTACGGTACATGAAGTAAAGTGAGGTTCATGAATGTTTCAACATGATTCTGGTTggaaaaaacagctgttttcagcTTGTCTAAATAGGCCTAATGCTCAATACCTACTTTGATTATGCctgctgtgtttgattttgtggtCTTTGTAAAGACTTGCTGAGAGGGCAAGTACCTCTGTGTACTAATTCTGAGCAAATGTtgattttttctgtctcttgtagTTATATTAGGTGTCACCCTGCATACATAAATCTTGTATGGAAAGCTAAAATAATgctattttatttaataaaagtTGATCACTAAAGAAATAATCTCAAAGTGTtgtgtttcaaaatgaaatcttCACCCTTTTTACAACTTTCAGAGGGTTAACTGAAACAACTGTATATATGGGGGAAATTcccatggatttttttttactattattaaagtttttcttttatgcATACTCCAACATACAGTTCCTGTAAACCAGAACTGAAATTGTCACCCATCAATGGCACTAGAACAGATTGAAAAAGATGTCAAGTGACCATTTCTCAGAGGGGTAGTCTATGCTTCTGtacttttcagtttttgtgtctcttccgttttttgtactttttctgttttgaggGTGGggttattttccattttttttactgcGGACATCACTCTTTTGTCATGCTGTGCAGTAAtatgtttaaagagagagaagtatacAAGACCTTATCATGTTTTTGAAGCTTATGCATCTAGCCATCAAATGctaccaaaacaaacaggacaaaaaaaaaaaaaaagccaaaacaacaactcaGCAAGCATGTATAGCATAGCCACTCTTTATTTCTGAAACCAAGCACAGAAACAGTAGAAAAAAAGCACTTAGCCACATTAGAGCAATTCATATCATTACAAACATTTGTTATTGCAGTGATacccacagaaacagatacCAAAAAAGATACTtttatacatctttttttttccagaaaacaaaacaagaaaaaggtACAAAATTGAACATTGAAAAATCATACAAACCCCATCTTGTACATGGTACATCaatttgtgttttcattgcaTTCAATGTCATACAATCTTTCAAAaatattaccaaaaaaaaaaaaaaaatcacatatttatgttaatcctcattttcacaaagcactaattaattaaattaaacaaagaaCAGTTTGTATCCTACATATTGTTTTCAAACCTTGTAGTTATCCCCAACCCCCATCACAATCTGGGGATACATGTAAACGCCAATATGTATCATGTGACAATTTCCTtaatttcctcttttcagtTACATTCACATACTTACTCTAGAAGAACAAAAATACTTTCTCTCAAGAATTCTTTGTACTGAGTTACTTTAACAGATGCATCAATAAGAGAACAGTTCTTGTAAGAAGGATGACAAATGCCAAAAGCATGAAAACGCAAGGAATATACTGAATATTAAACCTTATGCTCTACAAAGGCCACAAGCTTGATCTGTAAAACTAAACACCGTCCCTAATGTTGCATACAAGTGCTTTACTGACAACCAACCTGCAGAATATTTGCTGATTTGATTGAAAACAATagtaaataaaatcgaacaaaATGGTTGAACCTTCTTGTGCTTCAATAACCATGCTGCCAGCCAAACCTTCTGTTAATCGTTGAgaacaaaaatgcttttttttttttttgagcagagGCATACAGCAGACGGAAAACACAAAGTACCTTCAGCTTGCCATCCGTTTATGCCATTATCTGAAAAGGGTAAATCACGGTGTGAATCACTCTGGGTAAATTAGGTTACTCTTATCTGTTACGGTGCTGATACAGCACACCAATGCTAAGGCTCACAATCACATTATATGCTCGCTCATCTCTGAACTCAATCTCTATCGCAaactattcatatatatatatatgtatatatatattgcatgTTCTGTAcacacatgccaaaaaaaaaatgcacaccaTGATTTAGACAGTCTTCTGTACATATGCCTCCCATTTGTTCATTGCAGCCACTGATAATTCTTCATATGTGCTCAACTAAAACCATTACACAGTTATGAGTGACCAAATGTCAGACCCAGCCCTGTTACCAGACATAACAA
This region includes:
- the atg101 gene encoding autophagy-related protein 101 is translated as MNCRSEVLEVSVEGRQVDEAMLALLHTILLHRSTGKFHYKKEGTYSIGTVGTQDIDCDFIDFTFVRVSSDELDRVIRKAVGEFKDALCNSGNDGVGQISLEFYQKKKSRWPFSDECIPWEVWSIKVNVVNLANEQERQICREKVGEKLGEKVINIVEVINRHEYLPKMPTQSEVDNVFDTSLKDVQPYLYKITYQITDSLGTSVSTTMRRLIKDTLAL